ATAAAAAAATCATATACCGCGCCTCTTTACAATATTTATTGTTTACAGACCAAATGAAGGTGACAGAATAaacaaatttgaaatcaaaatttaAACACTAACAGTCACGATTGCTTCGTCAAGAGCATCAACACCGGGAAGAATTTCCCCTTCCAACAATTCCAAACTCGCACCACCACCCGTTGATATGTGACTCATCACGTCCGCCACACCAACTTTCTCTACTGCCGCAACTGAATCACCACCACCGATGATTGTAGTTACACCCTTTCCACTAAGTTCAGCTAACTTCTTTGCAACTGCCTGCATTCACAAATAAAGAGTTTACCATAAAACCCTTGTTTATGTTCTAATATAAAATGAGTTCACCAAAGGGCCTTTAGCCTGAATGTGCGCGGTTAACTCATCAGccaagaggttgtgggttcaagttTCACTTGAGACAAATGTttgacatataaatataaataattttacatACCTCAGTTCCAACTGCAAATTTGTCAAACTCAAACACTCCCATAGGTCCATTCCATATGACAGTTTTTGTGGTCTCCAAGGCGTCGTTAAACGTCTTGACGGAATCTGGTCCAATATCTAATCCCATCCAACCATCTGGGATAGCTGAAGATGGCACAATCTGCATAGTAATAAACAACATGAATTACTTTTTCATGTTGGTTCATGTATTCATGTGAGAAATAATGAGTAAACAGGTAAACGGATAATGTTTTCCCGTTCAGACTATCAGGGGAGTTGAGTATTTTATACTCAGATGTACACAATATATCCAGGTATCCCGTGCCATTGTGTGTGCAATAATGATATAGAATTTTCATATTAACTAAAGAATTTTGCTTACGTCAGCTCTAAGAGTTCTCATTAACGCGTTTTAAGCAGTTGTACATAGTGGTCACTTATTAATCTAAAGTTGGCGATTAAATTAATGTACAACTATTTACAGCGTGTTAACGACAACCCTAAAGGTTGTCGTTAGCAGAATCCTTAGCAaaattagaaaaagaaaaaaaaaacaaaccttGCTGTTTGCATCAGGTGCAAACTTATCAGCAATGACTACATCGGTTGGTAACAAGAGGGATACTCCTTTAGCCTTAGCTTTCGCAAGGAGTGTGGTTGAGAGCTCGAGTTTATCTTCCTCAACCAGCGAAGATCCTACTGATAATCCTTGCGCCTTGTAAAACGTAAAGATCATTCCACCACCTAAAAGCAATATATCACATTTTTCCAATAGTGATTCGATAACTCCGATCTTGGATGACACCTTTGAACCACCAACAATGGCTGCAAATGGCCTTTTCGGGTTTGAAACTGCCCCATCAAGATAATCCAATTCCTACATCAAATACAAAATAGTTAACATAACTTGCCAATATGCCTTCTAGACTTGAATAAGAATCGAGTTTCGAACCTTTTGCAAAAGGAAACCAGCAACAGATGGCTTTAAGAATTTTGTGACTCCCTCAGTTGAGGCATGGGCTCTATGTGCAGTTCCAAAAGCATCATTAACATAAAGATCTGCAAGTGATGCAAGCTTTTCGGCGAATGCAGGATCGTTCTTTTCTTCTTCCTTGTAAAACCGCACGTTTTCAAGAAGAAGAACACCGCCATTAGGAAGAGCAGCCACTAACTTCTCAACCTCTGGGCCAATACAGTCATCCGCCTTCACAACCTGTTCACTAATTACACTTCAATAAATGTTGAATGTGTCTATTAATCTACCAAGCAGCGGCAAATCTAGCATCAAATCTCAAAGGGATCTCAGAATTTTTTTTAAGAAGTACCCTTTAATCTTCATATTTAGTATTTAGTGATTGTTTACCTCCGAAAAGTCATAAATCATACAAATATACGGGGTCCTATTGTTGAATTTAGTGACGTCTTATACAATTTCAAGGGTACTTgctattaaaaagaaaaaaattcaAACTAGCGCTGTCACGGGCACCACATCCCATAGGCTAGATGTGCTCATGTGCCCCTGCTATCATGGTAAATCTTATTTAGCCCTTTTTTCTTCTTGCTTTTAATCACCTTTTAAATTTTAAATTCTCTTTCGTGGTTTAAATTTAACACCTAATATCAACCACTACAACCAAAAACATGTCATAGCTCAAAGTTTTCAGTGATGAAAAAAAGTTAAGTACCTCAATTCCTATAAGTTCTGATAGTCTGGGAACAAGAGGAGCCAAGCTGTATTTAGGTGTGACACCTTTTGGCCTACCCTGTTAAGTATCACAAGAAATATTTAATTTAACACAATATAAATTGCAAAACTTGAAGTATAAAATTTTTCatgcaatatataaatatatagaaacTGATGAGAAATTTACCAAATGACTAGAAAGGATGACTTTAGCACCATTACTAATCAAGTGCTTAATGGTAGGAATAGCAGCTCTAATTCTAGTATCATCagtaataacattattatcatcCAAAGGTACATTCAAATCAGCTCTAACAAACACCTTTTTCCCTTTAAGTTCAGCTGGACTAAGGTCTCCAACGCTCTTTTTTACCATAAGAACAACGTCCCTGATTGGTTTAGCACCGGTTTTAAGTGATCGAATTTTGGAAGCAATATGTGAGGACAGAGTTGGATCAGTTGATGCTGCAAAACCGAGGCCACGGACTGGAGAATTTAGAAAACGAGAGGCGAGATGAACGGTAGGGGTGGTACGAGTGGTGGCGGTTGTTGAGGAAGATTTGGGAAGAAGTGAAAAGGTGGCAGGTGATGCAGCTGAAGCCATTTTGGTGCTGAAAAATGAATGTAGGAGTATAAAAAAAGGAAAATGTGATGGGTTTAAATTACTAAGAAGAGATGATGAAATGGATATTTCTTATCATTGAGGAGAGGTTGGAGTTGTATGCTTTTCAAGCTCGCATGTCATACTTTTCTGGATTAATTTTTTCTTCAAAATAATAACGTaagtatataataatatataaacatcGTGTTGTGTTGTAGCTCAAGTGGTAGTGGTCTGATACTCTTTGTTAGAGGTCAAGAGTTCGACCCCCCGAAAATagaacattgcacacaaggttattTTCTAAACTTGAAATCCACCCAAGGTCACTTTTCGTACATTGCGTTGCGGGGGCAGTGGGAGGAGGTTTAACCGGCCATGCCCTCTAATGGTGGTGTGTCAGTTTGTTTACGACCCGGTCTAACTTTTTTGTTTTTGTTATGTGAATTTTTTATGTTTGTTGCTTTTTTGATTCTCCATTGTTGTATGTGTCTCTCGCACTTGATCTTTTCCTTGTTGTTTAATTTTTGAAGCCTTTGGAATGTAATTGTTTTGAGGCTCCATCTTTCAATGAATATCCCCgaggttttttttttataaattcggCATATTGGAGCACGAGTTGAACGAGGGCGAACTGGGCGGTGGCTTCTCCATCCACGCCCTCCTAGGCGGTGAGCACGAGGCTCCCGTTGAGAATGGCCTAAGAGTACTTTAATTAGACTCACGTTGGGAATGACCTAAGAGTACTTTAAGAAATAGGACAAACAAACGAGAAGCTAAAAAAACAatactaaattttttttatagGGTACTGTAACCACACATTTCAACTTAGATTGACAATTCTACACCCAGCGACATTCAATTAAAAGAGTAAGTAATAATGTTgcatataatataaatttttcgatAAGAAGCATCTCCAATGGTAATATTTTCTAGTAGTTTCACATGACCCACAAAGTAGAATGAATAATGACATGAATCAAATTATTTTCTTTTCCTATGTAACTACCCATTCAGCTTCTAATACCACTCACCGGCCAATCCAGCTTATGTATGCCTAAACATAGGAAGATTTTACACCAAATACTTTGAGcaagaatgaaatgaataaaaaCATGATCGACATAGTGAAAACATGATACGCACGTGTATGTCGTTTGAGTGTATTGTTCTGGTTTCACTTGTATAGTCTATTGTGGGCCATTCATTTTTAGTAAAAATTTACTAGTTTTCTCGGCTAGAATAAAAAAGATGTTTCGCTTGCTCTCCTCCTTCTCCTTTAGAATAAGGTCTTTGGTCTTTTTTTCACTATAAAACTAATCAGAACAACTAGCTGTCTACACGTGAAATAACAACATAGTTGTTCGCTGAATGGGCAGAAAATCGATGATTTTAACGAGACCCTTCCATTTAACCCGAACAACCAGATTAATtacctgcttttttttttttttttaatatatttggTTTTTTTTTAAAGGGAGAAAAGGGAAAAACTTGGTGCGTTTGGATGAAAGTAACTAgagctggagcttgtagctggagctggagcttatgagatagagctggagctggagcttattttttaaactagtagctggagcttattattttttataagtgtttggtaaactagctggagcttattttttccaattcataagctctactttttttcataagctactaaaagtagcttattttttcagagtttatgattttcataagctctgttttttttctctaccaaacgaagcttatgacttgtagcttattaaaatcataagttcaAACTCCTATAAGCTCCCACAAGTTCCAACAAGTtcgtcacccaaacacaccctTAATATTGTGAAATCAGGAATAAACCTAAAGAGGTTGGTAATAATATTTTCTTCTTCAGACTTCACCCTTTTGGCACTACTGTAACAACAAAGATAAACCTCTAAAACCCCTTTATCCCTCAAAGCCAGCTACTAAACTCGACTGATGGCTATGAATTACATTAGGGTTCTTATGCATTCTGCATAGACCTATACATACACAGAAATGGATCTCAAAATACATTTCAGACCCAACAAATTTGACTTATCTTCATCACCTTCTGCTACTTCAAAACAagtaattttattaaataaaacaTACCCAAATCTTGGTATCTTATCACTTCCTCGTTACAGTCGATTCACAAGAAGAAAAGCCAATTTTCGTGTTAAAGCTtctgatgacccaaatgggtcagaaGATGTGTCGGGTTGGACCCGATTTTCACAGTCAATTCGCCGAAATTCGGAAGCTTTATTACAAAATTTTGGGGATTCACTGAAAAAAGAAACTGGGGTTGATATACAAGAAGCCAATGTCAAGATTTCTGGGTTTGTGGGTGAGTTTCAAGATTCTTTTTTGAAATCAAGAATTGAATTCTTGAATTGGAATCAGTGGCCGCAATGGAAGGTAATTATTGATTATGTTGTTTTTAGTTGTGTCTGATAAAGCTgctaactttattattatttttggttgTAGGATATTAATAATTGGGATCCTGTAAGAGTAGGTGTGCTTGCAATCTATCTGTTGGTGACTGTTGTTTCATTTCAAAGGATTTATAAGGCTGTTCGAGCTCCGTTTCTTAATCGGCAAGTGAAAGAAGTATCAGAAGCTTATATGGAAGCTTTAATTCCAGAACCAACTCCAGCTAATGTTAGAAAGTATGTAAATTTTCCATACATTCCTTGTTTTAAGTTATATCATGAGATAACATAATTGCATTAAGGCCTGTTAGTCAGTTATCGAATATAAAAAGTTACATTCATGAAATTGCTGCCAGACAAACTACTAAGACTTATGTTTAACACACCACAAAAAGGAGTGTATTACATAGAACATTCATGTAGCAAACACATATCGGACACCGATATAGTAAAGTTACCGAGAATTCTGGGGCTTAAACGTGTGTGTTTAACATTGGGTTGTGCTGGTTTACAAGGTATAAAAAAGGTTTATGGAGGAAGTCAATGCCCAAAGGCCTTAAAATGAAGAAATTCATGGAAGGACCCGAAGGAACACTTATA
This genomic window from Rutidosis leptorrhynchoides isolate AG116_Rl617_1_P2 chromosome 2, CSIRO_AGI_Rlap_v1, whole genome shotgun sequence contains:
- the LOC139891268 gene encoding phosphoglycerate kinase 3, cytosolic-like; this encodes MASAASPATFSLLPKSSSTTATTRTTPTVHLASRFLNSPVRGLGFAASTDPTLSSHIASKIRSLKTGAKPIRDVVLMVKKSVGDLSPAELKGKKVFVRADLNVPLDDNNVITDDTRIRAAIPTIKHLISNGAKVILSSHLGRPKGVTPKYSLAPLVPRLSELIGIEVVKADDCIGPEVEKLVAALPNGGVLLLENVRFYKEEEKNDPAFAEKLASLADLYVNDAFGTAHRAHASTEGVTKFLKPSVAGFLLQKELDYLDGAVSNPKRPFAAIVGGSKVSSKIGVIESLLEKCDILLLGGGMIFTFYKAQGLSVGSSLVEEDKLELSTTLLAKAKAKGVSLLLPTDVVIADKFAPDANSKIVPSSAIPDGWMGLDIGPDSVKTFNDALETTKTVIWNGPMGVFEFDKFAVGTEAVAKKLAELSGKGVTTIIGGGDSVAAVEKVGVADVMSHISTGGGASLELLEGEILPGVDALDEAIVTVSV